A stretch of DNA from Catenulispora acidiphila DSM 44928:
CGCGCTGCTCGACCTCCGTCGGCCACGGCGAAGTCGGCGTCGGGCTGCTTTCCCAGCTCATCGACGATCCCGCCTTCGACGCGGGTCAGCGGGTCGAGGCAGCTGTCCTGCTCGCCTCGATCGAGGGGCAGGCGGACACCGGCGCGGCGCTGCTGCGAGCCTTCGCCGAACAAGACGGGTTTCCGAGCCAGGCGCGGGTCCGCGCCGCCGGCGCCCTGAGCGCGGTGGACGGCCACGAGACGACGGCCGTGGAAGCGCTCGCCCGGCTGGCCGACGACGTTCGGCTCGGTCACGGCGAAGACTACGAACGGCCGAGTCGGGCCGAAGCCGCCGAACTCCTGGCACGGATCCCGGGACAGCTCGACGTCGGCGCCGGCCGACTCCTGCGCATCGCCCAGAACGCCGACGGCACCGTCGGCGTGCACCAACGCCTCAAGGCCGCCCAGGCGCTCGGCCAGCACGAGAAGTACCGGGCCACAGCCGCCGACCTGCTTGTCCGCATGGCCCGTGACCACCACCTCGATCGAGACCAGCGGGCCAACGCCGCCAGTTCCCTGTCCTACCTCGAAGGCCACGGGCCTGAGGCACTCAGGATCCTGCGGAACATCGCCTCCCAAGCCACCGAACCGTTCGACCACGCCGCGACTCTCGCCCACAGCCTCAGCAAGAGGCTGGAAGAAGAATCAGGCTGATGTGATGGCGAAGCACGGGCTCCGTGCCGCCCCACATCGCGGCGCAGGTCCGGCCGGCCGGTTCCACTGACCGGAACACGGCACGACACCTTGACGCCCGTCCGCTCAAGCTGGTCCGCGAAGGAAGGCCTTCGACTTCTGATTCGTCATCAGCGGTCATCAGAGGTCTTTGATACTCCCATCCCAGCAAGGGAAGAACATGCGAAAGTTCGTCAAGCGGGCGGCCCTGTTCGCGTCCTCGGCGGTCATGGCGGTGCCGGCCATGGTCGTCTCCGGCGGGGCGGCGCACGCCACCGGCTTCACGTCCATCCGGGTCAACGGATCCACCCACTGCCTCGACAACGCGACCGAGAACGCCGACAAGATCCAGATGTGGAACTGCACCGGCGGAGCCGAGCAGAAGTGGTTCCCGGAGTTCAACGCCTCGACCAACAGCTTCAGCCTCGTCAACCAGAACACCGGATCGTGCATCACCACGCCCTACCCCAACGGCCCGGGACCGCTGGTCATGCTGTTCTGCCTCGGGTCGACCTCACAACAGTGGAACATCATCTTCACGAGCGTCCCGCACGGCCAGACCAGCGGCGGCTACTCGGTCTGGCAGAACGTCGAGAGCGGGCTGTGCCTGAGCACCGACAGCGTGGCGAACGGGACCGCGCCGCGCACCTGGCCCTGCGACGTCGGCGCCCAGTACGAGCAGTGGCACTTCGACAACTGACACCCGCACCAGCGAACGCCCCGGTCGGCGGACACCGACCGGGGCGCGGAAGCAAAGTCCCTAGAAGCCCGCGCCCGGAAGCGTGGGGTTCCCGTCGGTCGGGAACGGGTTGGACGGCGAGGGGTCGCCGGCTGGGGCACAGGGCAGCGGGACGACCTTCGAGGTCCCGCTTTGCACGCCCCAGTCCGGGGGCAGCGGGGCGCCGGGGCACGGAGTGATGTAGTGCTGGCCGAGGATGGTGTTCCCGTCGATGTAGTCGCGGACCATCAGCACCTGCGGACTCGGCGGCGGCAGAATCGCGTGCGACGACGGGGCGGTCATGAGCGTCAGGGCACCAACGCCGGCCGCAGCCATCGCGGCGGAGCGTACCCAGAGCTTGCGGTTGGACGTGAGCTGGTTGAGTGGCATCTCTGTCCTTCGTTCCCGGAGTGGATGGGACCGGTCGCCCTGGCGTGCGGCGATCCACGAAGAGATACGAAGGGGGTTACACCAAATCACACGAGAAGCGGCCGCTGCCGCGCTGATACCGTGCCGAGATGATTCGGTTCGCGGGGCGGTTCTTCGACGTCGGCGCGGAGAGGGTGTACGCGGACGACAGGGTGACGCGTGAGGATCTTGTTGCGCTTGCCGGGATGCCTCGTCTTCGGGCGCTGAATCTCAATACGGCGGCCATTGGCGACGATGATCTGGAGGCGGTGGGCCGCCTGGTCGGGCTGCAGGATCTGGATGTGAGTACCACTGACATCACCGATGCCGGTGTGCGACATCTCAGTGGCCTGACTGACATGCGCCACCTGCGGATCAAGGAGACCCGGGTCACCGATGCCGGGTTGCGGCTGCTGGCGCCGATGGGGGCGTTGGAGACGGTCAACCTGCGGCGGCTCGACATCAGTGACGAGGGGCTGCGCGGGTTGGCTGAGCGGCACCGGTGTCTGGACACGATTGTCATCTCGGACGAGGTGGACGAGTGCCGGTTCACGGTTGCGGGCCTGGCCGAGGTGCAGCGCCTGCTCCCGGCGTGTGAGATCGTGGTGGTCGGCCGCGGTACCTTCCCCCATATCTGAGCAGGGAGCGCCGGGGTGTCACGGCACTGGACAAGTCGAGATGTGGAGTCCATGGCTATGTCGGCCGAGGCGCATCGGGCTGAGCTCCTGCGTGCTTTCCGGATCGGACCCGACGACCTCGCGGCCAACCGCGGCGGACGGCTAGGCGGCCGGCAACTGGCGCGGATCCGGCGACAGGAGTGGGCAACGGCGGCGCTCGTGCTCGCGGGTCTCGCGGTATTGGCCGGGATCCTTTGGTCGGTGGCCGCGCGGCCGTTCAACGCCGCGCAGCTGATCACGGCGGGCCTCGTGGCGGCCGGACTGCTGGCGGCCGGCGTCGCCCACATACGGCGACTGCGGCGGGCGACAGCCGAGGGTGAAGGTGAGCGTGAGAGCGAGGTCGCCTGTCACGTCGGTCCGGTAAAGGTGGGCTTGCGTGGCAGAGCAGGCTGGTGGCTGAGCATCAACGGACAGTCGTTCCACCTCCCCGTACGGTTCTGGCACATCGGCCCGGGACTGGAGTACCGGGTCTATGTCGCCACCAGCGCCAACCTGATCGTGGCGATGGAGCCGGTCGTCGACCTCACCGCCGAGACGCTCGCGTGGGAACGCACCGACGACGGCGAATTCCCGTTCGCAGCCGTCTACGACGGACAACAGCTACGGATCCGCGTCAACGACTTCCCCGCCGAACCGCTCTACACACTCATCGCGGACGGCCGCGAAGCCGTCGATCTCGACGACTGGCCCGCAGCCTGGAGCCGACCGAAGCCCACCCCCGACCTTCTGCGCATCGCCGGTGCCGAGCAGGCCAGGCGCGGCCGGGTCGACGCGATCTTCGTCGCCGACCGCGCGTACCGGCTCTGCACCGGCGAGACCGACGCCGATCAGGAGGAGTTCACAGGCGGACCGAGCAGAGCCGCGCTCGACGAGCTGCTCGGTCCGGGACGTGAGGGCGTGCGCATTCACTGGGACAGCGCACGGCCGATGCACTACGAGGTCGAAACCGGCGAGTCCCCGTACGTCTGCACCGTGACCGCCTATTTCCGCGGAAGTGAGACTGCGGCGGAAAGAGTGTTGCTCCAACGCCGCAGTCGTTGACCGGGCCGGCTACTGAATGATGACGAAGCCGTCGAGGGTCGTGTACTGCCCGGACAGTTTCGTCACGACAACGGTGTGGCTCCCGCGAGCGAGTCCGGTCGCCGCGTATACGACGACGTTCGCATGGCGCTGGCCGTCGGCCGGCACTGTGCTGACCGTCTGTTGAGTGCCACCGTCGATGCTGATTCCGATGTTGCCCTGGTCCGTGTATTGCTCGCCGAAGACCTGGACGCCGGTTCCGGAGAACGACAGCTTCGCCGTGGAGCCGTTCGCCGTGGCGTAGTGCACGTCGTCGTCATAGTCGCCGAAGCCACGGTTCGCCGCATAGCTGAAGCTGCTGTAGGCGATCGACGGGTCAGTGTCGTTGAGGCGCGAGTTCAGCGCTTGGAAGCCGTCGAGCGTGGCGTACTGGCCGGAAAGCTTCGTCACCACGATCGTGTGACTCCCGGCCGCGAGCCCGCTGGCGGCATACACGACCACGTTGGAGTGACGCTGCCCGTCAGCGGGAACGGTGCTGACGGTCTGCTGGGTACCGCCGTCGATGCTGATTCCGATGTTGCCCTGGTCCGTGTTCTGCTCGCCGAAGACCTGGACGCCGGTTCCGGAGAACGAGAACTTCGCCGTGGAGCCGTTCGCCGTGGCGTAGTGCAGATCGTCGTCGTAGTCGCCGAGACCGCGGTTCGACGAGTAGCTGAAGCCGCTGTAGGTGATCGACGGATCGGTGTCGTTGAGCCGGCTCGTGCCGGCGGGCGCGCCGACGGAGATCTGGGAGGACGGGGTTCCGGCCGGGACGGGCACGATCAGGAAGCCGCCGGACAGGTACTGGACGCCGCTGACCTGCGTCGAGCCCACGAATACCGGCGTGCTGGAGCTGAATCCTTCGCCGCCGATGAGCACCTGCGTGCTCGTGCTCGTGGTCGGCGAGGCGTAGTAGATCTTCGGGCCGGCGGCGACGGCCAGTGCCGAGTTGGCAGCCCGCACACCGGCCGCGCTGAACAGGCCGTTGGGAACGTCGCCCGGCGCCGGCGTGGCGGAAATGGTGGTCGTACCGCTGACGTTGGAATCGACCGGCGCGTTGCACGGGTAGTACTGCGTCTGGTTGGAGAAGTAGTTGCCGACGATCCAGAAATGGCCGGTCGGGCTACAGCCGCCCTGCGACGCCGAGCCCGCGCCGAAGGCGACGTTGCCCTGCCAGTTGATCCACTCCGAGCCCGCGTCGTCGTAGTAGGTGAAGTTGGTCGTCGGGCCGTGATAAGCGATGTTGCCGGTCACCTGGAGACCATGGGCCAGGGTCTGGACCGGGTCGATCGTCGTGCCGCCGCTTTGGTAGACGTACTGCGTCTGATGCCCTTCGGCGTAGATCGCGCCGCCGTCGCTGCGCACCGACAGGTAGTTGTGGAAGACGTTGTCGCTCAGGGTGTTGTTCTCGTTGATGTTGGTCGAGTTCTGCGGCGCGCTGGCCTGGTCGACGTGTCCTTGGATGACGCCGGCGGTGATGCCGGTATAGGGCAGGTCGTACAGGTCGTTGTGGGTGATGGTGGTGCCGCGCGAGAACAACAGCGTGATGCCGCAGGCTGAGGAGTAGTCGGTGCCGATGTGGTGGACGATGTTGTCCGAAACGGTGGTGCCGGTGAGGATCTCGTTGGTCCCGATCACGTCCGCGCTGACCGCGGAGCCGTTCGGTGTGCAGTTCTGCTTGATGCCCGCGGACTCCGACGCGTCGGTCGGCAGCGGATCGTAGGTACAGCCGAGCAGAATCGCCGTCGAGGCGATGTCCGTGAACTCGTTGCCCTGGATGAGGGTGTTCGCCGACCCGTACATCACGCTCAGCCCGGCGCCGCCGAGCTCGGCGAACCGGTTCCCGGTGAGCGTGACGTTGTTCGAGGCGGTGAACGCCACGTTCGCCGTCGGCTGGGTCAGCGCGCCCCAAGGGCAAGTCCCGGCCGGTGAGGAGAAGGTGCACATGCCCTGGTTTTTCGCCCCGGTCATCCGCAGGTTGCTCTGCACGTCGGCGAAGCCGGAGGCAGCCGAGGGCGCGTTCCAGGTGGCGTAGGAGAACTGCAGACCGCGGAACGTCACGTCGTGCAGCGGCTTGGCCAGCGTGCCGGCTCCTTGCAGCAGGGACTCCAACCGCGGCAGCTCGACGTCCAGCGCGCTCATCTGCTGTCCGGTGGCGGGCTGGTAGTAGAGGGTGTTCGCGGCCGAGTCGAGGAACCACTGCCCGGGGTGGATCAGAGCCCTGGCATCCTCGATCAGCGTCGGCATGGTGCCGGTCGACATCGACGGCAGTCCGCCGCTGCCCTGGCTGAACGAGGCGCGCGCGGTCGTGTCGGTCCAACACGGCTGGGCCATCGTCAGCGTCTTCGCGGTGGCCGAGTAGCTCGC
This window harbors:
- a CDS encoding RICIN domain-containing protein, with product MRKFVKRAALFASSAVMAVPAMVVSGGAAHATGFTSIRVNGSTHCLDNATENADKIQMWNCTGGAEQKWFPEFNASTNSFSLVNQNTGSCITTPYPNGPGPLVMLFCLGSTSQQWNIIFTSVPHGQTSGGYSVWQNVESGLCLSTDSVANGTAPRTWPCDVGAQYEQWHFDN
- a CDS encoding leucine-rich repeat domain-containing protein, with translation MIRFAGRFFDVGAERVYADDRVTREDLVALAGMPRLRALNLNTAAIGDDDLEAVGRLVGLQDLDVSTTDITDAGVRHLSGLTDMRHLRIKETRVTDAGLRLLAPMGALETVNLRRLDISDEGLRGLAERHRCLDTIVISDEVDECRFTVAGLAEVQRLLPACEIVVVGRGTFPHI
- a CDS encoding NosD domain-containing protein, with amino-acid sequence MGLSILGRRLTAWTGTAALTAAVAVSAAAQTSAATAVTFYASPSGSGSACSQAAPCSLSGAQGAVRSQLAATPGADVTVLVQDGTYRLAATWAFGAADSGSAGHPVVWQAAPGAHPVISGASQVTGWTQVGTSGVWSAVVPAGSASRQLYVSGAEAPIAMSTPSALGFAGGWSGTSTGYSIGGDAAASAWFGALSAAQVAGVEFDYPGGNGAWTESRCRVASYSATAKTLTMAQPCWTDTTARASFSQGSGGLPSMSTGTMPTLIEDARALIHPGQWFLDSAANTLYYQPATGQQMSALDVELPRLESLLQGAGTLAKPLHDVTFRGLQFSYATWNAPSAASGFADVQSNLRMTGAKNQGMCTFSSPAGTCPWGALTQPTANVAFTASNNVTLTGNRFAELGGAGLSVMYGSANTLIQGNEFTDIASTAILLGCTYDPLPTDASESAGIKQNCTPNGSAVSADVIGTNEILTGTTVSDNIVHHIGTDYSSACGITLLFSRGTTITHNDLYDLPYTGITAGVIQGHVDQASAPQNSTNINENNTLSDNVFHNYLSVRSDGGAIYAEGHQTQYVYQSGGTTIDPVQTLAHGLQVTGNIAYHGPTTNFTYYDDAGSEWINWQGNVAFGAGSASQGGCSPTGHFWIVGNYFSNQTQYYPCNAPVDSNVSGTTTISATPAPGDVPNGLFSAAGVRAANSALAVAAGPKIYYASPTTSTSTQVLIGGEGFSSSTPVFVGSTQVSGVQYLSGGFLIVPVPAGTPSSQISVGAPAGTSRLNDTDPSITYSGFSYSSNRGLGDYDDDLHYATANGSTAKFSFSGTGVQVFGEQNTDQGNIGISIDGGTQQTVSTVPADGQRHSNVVVYAASGLAAGSHTIVVTKLSGQYATLDGFQALNSRLNDTDPSIAYSSFSYAANRGFGDYDDDVHYATANGSTAKLSFSGTGVQVFGEQYTDQGNIGISIDGGTQQTVSTVPADGQRHANVVVYAATGLARGSHTVVVTKLSGQYTTLDGFVIIQ